A single region of the Nicotiana sylvestris chromosome 6, ASM39365v2, whole genome shotgun sequence genome encodes:
- the LOC138871482 gene encoding uncharacterized protein, translated as MDILEPSRVLACVVSRSSLFDRTRERQYDDPYMFVLKDKVLHDDAKDVTIGYDGVLKMQGQVCMPNIDGLQELILEEAHSSRYSIHPGVAKMYQDLRQHYLWRRMKKDIAGFVAQCLNCQQCRSPVGWFEPGEARILGIDLVQDALDKVKLIQERLRPVQPR; from the exons ATGGATATTTTGGAACCTAGtcgggtcctagcttgtgtggtttctaggtcttccttgtttgatcgtaccagagagcgccagtatgatgacccttatatgtttgtcctcaaggataaggttctgcatgatgatgccaaagatgtgactattggttaTGACGGGGTATTGAAGATGCAGGGCCAGGTATGTatgcccaatatagatgggcttcaggagttgattttggaggaggcccacagctcgcggtattccatccatccaggtgtcgcgaagatgtaccaggatttaagACAACACTATttgtggaggaggatgaagaaggatatagctggttttgtagctcagtgtctcaactgtcagcag tgtagatctccagtgggttggtttgagccaggtgaggctaggatTTTGGGCATAGACTTAGTTCAAGATGCATTGGATAAGgtgaaattgattcaggagcggcttcgccCGGTGCAGCCAAGATAA